TCATTACATCAGAAGCCTCAGAGGGACTTACCTAACGTAGACAGTTCTGCTCATATATAGCCAGCTACCAAAGATATGAGGTACACTAAGAGGCATAGaagttcttgaggccacgtgtaTAACTGATCAAATAGAGCGAACAAAACCGGATTCAGATATGAGGTACACTAAGAGGCATAGGAGTgttttaatttgctatccatagTTATCTACTTGGATTTTTAATTAATTTCCATCCTCCGGCATTAGCTATGTCTTCGTCTCGATGGTGGACTCAAACATGGAGTTGTAGCTCAATCATTGAGTAAAATCTCACTAATGGTCCATAAACTTGGACAGCAGTGTCAACTGGATCCCAAACTCTCAAAGTTTGATATTTGGGTCCCCAAACATGTACGAAGGTGGCATATAGCTCCCTAAACTTGTCCCAAGTGATACACTCCATGTGCAGATTTAGCATACTAATTTTATGTTATTGTGGACCCAACATGTGAGATCCATATGTCGATCTTCTCTCTTAAACCTACTCCTTCAGTACTACACAACGGCCATGCATTATGCCGAAAATTAACAACGGAGACGCGTATGTCCCATACGGTAAATTAGCCAGCATCACAGATAACATATTAGAGATGTGTCTAGTTCAAATGCGTGTCTATTGTCCACAGCCACACATCAAACATACCTATCTCTGATGAACTAGTATCAAAGACATGTCAATCCATTTGTAGTCTCTAATATTTTAGAGACACGCATCTTTGAGGCCCATCTATTCTAGAATAAACATAAGAGACGGCTTATAATTCAGAGACGTAACTCTTTGTAGCCCATTCATATAGATGGCCATTTATTAGGCCGCTTGGCCCAGCCCGGCACATGGGCCCATGCTAGGCATGGCCCAATGGCATCAGGCCGCCAGCCCATGCCGAAATGTGCTTCGTGCCTGTCGGACCGCGGTGACTCGTCATGAAAGTGTTAGGGCCACACGCCACCGCCTCCTCGCCACTGATGGTGATAGCAAGGATGCGCGCAGTAGCGCCAAGGCCGTTCCCACACGTGGCTCCAACCTGCTCCTCCTAGCGACCTCTCCGCAGGGCCGCACGCCATTGTTGAGGTTGCCCATGGCTGCTCGAGTGCTTGTCCATGGTTTGCTCGGATCTAAGAGAAATCAAAGAAGGAGAGAGAACGAGAGACATGCGAGTACGGTGAAGGAAATGAACCGGTGAAGTGATGGAATCTGAAGTGATAAACTTTGTGGATCCTAGCAAAAAAATGGGAGGTGAAGGCGTGAAGTGATAAGGTTCTAGTGTCCCCGACCATCCACCATGCACATGAAGAAAGAGTGTTTAGAACTTTTAGGAAGAGCCGAGCATGCTGCTGGTTTTCTCTGCTATAGCTTGTAGCGGATGGAGTATATTAATTAACAGAGGTTGCAGGCCTACACCATGCCAGAGAGAATCTATCCAGCTAGGCCGGGCCGCCCGACGTTCCTAAGGAGCGTCCTAGGCACAGCCCTAAACATCGGGCCATGCCGGCCTAGGCCCGCCTAGCACTGTGTCGTGCCATGCTCGGCCTGGGCCAAAATAGCGGGCTTCGGGCCTAGCCAGCGGGTCACGGGCTGCATGGCCATCTATACCCGTTTTTGCTAGAATACACATCAGAGACGAATTATAATTATGAGATGTGGCACTTTGTAGCCCATCACCGTCTATTCTAGATACAGATGTAGAGACGAGTGTAGTTTCAGACATGtctcttatttattgtatacttcaGAGACGGTCAAATTTGTCAGTGATGAATAAAGTCCCCCATCTCTGTATGTTAAGTGTGTTAGTGATGCATTGTCATGCCCCATCAGTGTTAATTTATTGTTGTGTCTTAGTGGATAAAGGTTGGGTTTCTCCCTTTATGTATGCAAGGATTTTGATGTACCCAATACAGAGTCCTCGGTACACGTGAGCTGTGTAAAATATGGGATACTATTGCTTCATTCTTGATGTCCCAACTCTGAAGCCATCCATGAGACCAGGGAATTTCATTCTACTGATTAATCCTACTACTGATTAATCCTACGGTTTGTAACATTGATATGTGAGCCGCCATGTCCTATTGTTGGTTAATTAACCAGTACATTGAATATAGTGCTTTTGAACTTTTTAATGTCTCTCCCTGATCATATATATGGTTTACAACAAGATATTATGCTCATGTACCGATGTGTATGACTGAATGGTTGTTGTGCGAACTAACTATAAATGAATGTGAGACACGGATTTGTATTTAACATGTCTGTGGTAAGGAAAGTTGGAGGCACGTCTAAAAGAACCCAGTCTACAATATATCTAATATGATGAGGCAGGCTCCATATACTACAAGAGATGTTAGGTTTTGTGTCATTTAGTTTATGTCATAATATCAACAATTTATATCATAGATTAACCTTTATGACACCCAATTTATATAAATGCATATGTCTCTGATTACAAAAGCAGATATGATACTTTTTAACATCATCGGATGTGATATTGACATATTAGAGATGGTTTTTTCTTAGTAATTGTCGCTACTATGTACATATGAGAGACATTTTTTTACTGGTAACAGTCTGTATTATGTTCATATCAGAAATAGTTTTGCGTTAATAACCGTTGCTATTGTGAATATGTCATTGATGAGTTTTTCTGAATAGCATCACTACTGTGTATATATCAGAGACTGTATTTACTATTGACATCTCTATTATTTTCATATTTTTTAGAGACAATTTTTCATTAATGGCGGTCGCTATTGTGAACATATCAGAGATGGTTTTCTTTAGTAATCATCTGTAACGTACATAGCAGAGACGCTTTTTCCTAGTAAGCGTCTGTATTGTACATAGTAGCGATGGTTTTCTTCCTAGTAACCGCCACTATTATGCGTATCAGAGATGAGGTTTTCTCAACAACCGTCACTACTATGTATATATCAGAGACGGTGAATAACCAATCACTAATGTTGCCCACATCACATACGTATGTTTTGATATGCTTCTATTAACTGTCACTAATGTACATCTTGAACCATCACTAATTTGCTTTTCTATCGTAGTAATGGCTTCCCAAACACCAAATCTACCGAAGGCATCCACTAGCGCTGAGAGCCAAGTTAGTTATATTAGATCCCGTGTAGGTGTAGGCATGTGAGGCAGTGTGAAGGGACAGAAGGCGACACCAGAGAGGGGCCTGTTGTGTGCTGGCACCGACGCCCAAGCCACCACTTGTCAAAGCATGACTTAATGACAATCATAGTTAAGCTATGCAAGGTGGAGAGAGGGTGCTCACAAAATAGATAGAGACTAGAGTATAGGAGGTAGAGAGGATGGTGGAGAGGAGAATGTTATATAACACATTGCTCCCACATGTCATGTCCATGCCCACAAGCCATGTCAACGTACGCATGGGGCGCTCGGAGCTCGTTTGGATCAATGCTAGCATCCAGGACAAGTTAATCATTGTCCTACAAACTTGGGGATTTAAATATTAAAATTCGAGAGTTGGTCATCAATCCAAATAATTGCGCAGACATACTACTcatcaaatataaaaaaaaactgaGATTTGAGGATCCCGATGACACCAACACATAAGTTTAGTATAAAGAAGTAGGTCTAATAAATTTTACGGCCCCTGGTTTGACTCCACGCACCGCTAATGGTTCCCTTTCCCTATCTCCCTGTCCCTGGCGTGATCCGCATTTGATGGGAAGGCTATACATGTACACGTACATGCCGACACATTCCGAGAAATTAATAAAGTGGTGGATGATATGCGTGAGGGCCTATATATATCGTTGTTGACAAATGAAACAAGATAATGTAGTTAAACATGTACACCATGTGAGTTCCATCCgtatttgttttttctttcagcATGCATGTATCGCCTATAAGGTAGATGCATTGGCCTGATGGAGAGATGCAAGCCAAAACCAAGCAGGAACGAAAGAGGCAGCGGCAAGCTAGTTAAAGGAATGGCCACCAGCAGCAGCAAgatggcggcagcggcggtgatGATGGCCATGCTGCTGGTGCTGATGGCAACAGCTGCAGAGTCGTCGCCATCAGCCATGGGCTACTCGCCATCCAGTCAGCAGCTGGGGGCAAGAAAGCTACTGGAGGATGGTTGCATCCAACTAGGAAATCGGTGCGGCCCTTTTGATGTATGTTGCATTGGCGTTTGTAATGGAATCACTGGTTCCGAGCTTACGTTTTGCCTGTCCTACTAGCTCGTACGCTGGCTATTCATGGGTCACAACCAAGAGTTGTCCATTTTAGGGTGTATTTGGTTGAGTTGTGGCTGTGGAAAAAAAACTGATGTGGGCTATGAGCTGTGAGAAAGCTGCTGTGggttgtgagctgtagaaaagctgaaagctgtttagttaaacaagtataaaatatatcttctatctttatctctcttgaaacaactatggaagagctttttattccaccaatttcgaaaagcagaaagccaaaagccaaaagccgggtcaaaccagcttttaaAACTGTACTACGGAaaaacagctgcttctgaaaaaaccGTCTagaaaagcagcccctttggttgggcttttggcttttggggccaaaagccaaagccaaaagcccaactaaACGGACCCTTACTCACCACGCATTTTATACATAATACTGCATTGGATAATCATGTCCTAGCTTTCAGTTTCAATATTCAACACCATTTTACTACGATATACAAAGTCGTTTGTGTACCTTGTTGCTGTATTTTCTtatatgattgttattgattgaAGAAACAAATGCAATAATGGCTGTTATTGAATAATTTTTTTGTCTGGCAGAAAAGGTTCCAGGAAAAGTGGAGTTGAACAATTTTTTTCCATTTATGAGATTGGTGGTTGGAATGAACGGACTACCAACATTCCAGAAATAACTCCAACCCAAGAATTATTTAGGCCCCCTTTGGAACAGGGAAAACTTTCTTGTTCCATATGTTCTTCCCATACTACATATCTCCAAATCACTGCCTGTTCAAAAAGcccatcagtgtcggtttttgaACAGGCACAACCAAatgcctcatcactgccggttctaaaaaaccgatagtgatgtggttttcagaaaatccaaaaaataggttgaaaaaataggaaaaaacttTTTTAATACTAGGAGCCGGTCACAGGTCATAGGACACGCTTTTTCGCGCGTTTTTAACCGTGAAAAAAATCATTGCTATAGTTGTGACAATGGACTATAGATGTAGCCTATCACAATATGTGAATATAATATGCCTgcggtatagttgacaacgaacCAGTATAACATAGTAAGCACAACGCGACATCCATCTCCACAGGGTCTTTTTATTTCACTACTACAGTAAGCATTTgtagcactagtagagaacagacctttgatcctcggtcaaaatgggctctagtcccggaattttttgcccccgggactagaaatacctttagtcccggttggtggatccaaccgggactaaaggcccctgcccaacggctactgcgccagacagaggtggcagggacctttagtcccggttggagccaccaaccgggactaaaggtagacttctactcccggttggtggctccaaccgggagtaaaggtctactcccgggccgtggctgcgcccggggttggaaagttacctttagtcccggttggatctatcaaccgggactaaatgttctccctttataaatcggccgtctcctccttcctccccgagcccgagctcagcacattttgaagctcactgcagtagtgttcttgcttcctccctccctccattgttcctccatccattcttcgattcctccgtcgattcttcagttgtaaaggttaccaatctcatactctcattttttaccattttcttatgccattttattcactatatatatttatggttctttattatggttttttttcatttgtaagcaatttgagctcaaaatcactttaagcttgcatatttacatgaaagaaggttaaagtatatataaatataaagttagaaaatagttagaaaattatagcaaatccttactagttgaacttgcggaccgtgttcaggtcggcgaggatgttctctgccgagcggtaacggacgtcaaggaggagctttgattctacgagggagagcgataacggtcgtggaagaccgtgttcccttcctcgtagaatcggagctcttccttgaccaagtacggtgccgtccggtggagaaatcctcgccaagctgatcacgtaagcaaggtcaactagtacggatggttatttattcacacgtcccgatatcgtcgtagtagtctgttatgtgtgtacattcccattcttctgttaatttgcggaaatatcatatgaattacttacctgccgcagtaaaagacgagaacacaatgaccattaaaaatatcattgtttagagatctagataattttatagtttgttaattttatttgtttataaaagaagaaatttatagtgtattaaaaaatgagtatagagagtagatggcaactgcttccgggtcctcggcctctcatgggtttccaaagcgacttaggccgggccttcctctcattccatgcggcaagtgtcgtgatgagatgaagattgtgatggagtaccgagtgaagaaggagggtcccaacaaggatcgtatcttctacaagtgtccggatcgcaatgtgagttattttatcgtatttaatgattatggttagtttatacctattttcatgatggttgtgattaaagttctaattttttgttttaatttcagtgggatggcagtggacgatgttcaggcttctactgggaggaagagtatgttgaactcgtgcaaaaatatcttgcacaacaggcagatacggcggctaatgaggcagtgatccagccgaagaagcccaaagatgttgcacaatcgggggatctgtctgttttagttgagattggtcgcgaaatccttgtgctcctgaaatgtattttagctttagttcttttagtggtagttgggattgtctacattgtagcgatgctttcataaatttgtatcttttgtggtggcacgcatgttgtataaataattaattatgatctaggttttaatatgatatttatgtcatgtaatgcagatgagccgtcattggatgtataatgctgatcgccgctcacaagagttcattgacggcgtgcattctttattacgtgcagccgagacaaacaaacgcgacggtttcatgtgctgcccatgtgccatatgtaagaatacggtggaatatccttgctcaaggactcttcattcacacttgttcaagtcgggtttcatgccaaactatatttgttggacaaagcacggagaaaccggtgttgtaatggaagaagatgaagaagaacaatgggacgacaatgatattattcctgatggtgcgtgcttcaatgatactgcaatgggagaagctgaagaagaggtagttgcagaagatgagctggctgatgatctttgtcaggtcattcgtgatgcacaaagagaatgtgaaagtgaaaaggagaagatcaagttcgagcggatgctagaagatcacaagaaattgttgtacccaacttgtgatgcagggcagaaaaagttgggaaccacactagaattgctgcaatggaaggcaaagaatggtgtatctgacaagggatttggagagttactaaaaatccaaaagaagatgcttccgaagtacaatgaattgcccgccactacctacgaagcaaaacaagttgtctgtcctatggggctagaaatagagaagatacatgcatgtcctaatgactgcatcctataccgtggcaaagagtacgagaaattggatgcatgcccggtatgccatgcgtcgcggtataagatcaggcgagatgaccctggtgatgttgagggcgaacgtccacgtaagaaaatccctgccaaggttatgtggtatgctcctataataccacgcttgaaacgtctgttcagaaacaaagaacatgcaaaattgttacgatggcacaaagaagaccgtaaggtagacaatatgttgagacaccctgctgatgggtcccagtggagagcaatcgacagagaattcccggagtttgcaaatgacgcaagaaacttaaggtttgctttaagtacagatggtatcaatccttttggagagcagaacagtagtcatagcacttggcctgttactctaagtatctacaacattcctccttggttatgcatgaagcggaagttcattatgatgcctgtgctcatccaaggcccgaagcaacctggcaatgacatcgatgtgtacctgagaccacttattgatgaacttctcattttgtggaataaagaaggtgtacgtgtgtgggatgagtacaaacaggaacactttgatctgcgagcattgttgttcgtaacaatcaatgattggcctgctctaagtaatctttcaggacagtcaaacaagggatataatgcatgcacacactgcttcggtgatattagaggtgtattcttgaaaaaatgtcgaaaggtcgtgtaccttggccatcgtcgatttcttcctgcaaatcaccccgtaagaaagaaaggtaagcattttaaagggaaatcagaccacctgaccaagcctcgcaaccgaaccggtgaggatgtactcgatatggtcaatgatgtgaaagtcgtctttggaaaaggacatggaagccaacctattccgaaagacgctaccggtcacgcacccatgtggaagaaaaagtccatattttgggacctaccctattggcaagtcctggaggtccgtagctcgatcgacgtgatgcacctgacgaagaatctttgtgtgaacctgctaggctttatgggtgtgtatggaaagcctaaggacacatttgaagcacgacaggacctgcgttgtttgagagaaagagacaacctacatccagagaagacagatgatggacgccattacttacgtcctgctagctacactctaagcaaagaggagaaggaaatcatgtttgaatgcttaaacaacatcaaggtaccatctggattctcctcgaatataaagggtattataaatgtgccagagaagaaattctgtaacttaaagtcccatgactgtcacgttctcatgacgcaattacttccagttgcattaagaggaattctacctccaaatgtacgtctagccaccgtaaagctatgtgcattcctcaatgcaatttctcagaaggcaattgatccaactgatctagctaaactacagaatgatgtggttcaatgtctcgtcagctttgagttagtgttccctccttccttctttgatattatgacacacctcctagttcacctagtcaaggagattttcactctcggtcctgtgttcctacacaacatgttccccttagagagattcatgggagtcctaaagaaatatgttcacaaccgtgctcgcccagaaggaagcatcgccaagggctatggaacagaagaggtcattgagttctgtgttgactttattcccgaccttgactcgattggtgttcctgaatcgagacatgaggggagactaagcggaaaggggacactagggaggaaaacatatattggtacggatgatgattatttcaataaagcgcactacacagttctacagaactcctctttggtagatccgtatattgagacacacaaggatctcttacgatccgagtttcctgggaagactgaagcttggattacgcataagcacatggaaactttcggcggttggttgcgaaaaaaatgtcaaggtgatgagagcatccatgagcaactgtatttattggctatgcaaccatcatggcatatcgtcacatacaaagggtacgagataaatgggaacatattctacacagtagcccaagataaaaggagtaccaaccaaaacagtggtgtccgcatagatgccacagacccgaatgggaataagcagacatattatggacgcatagatgaaatatgggaactagaatatgcacctactttgaagatcccattgttcaagtgccaatgggtcaaggtgaccggaggcggagtaatagtagacaacgagtatggaatgacaacagtagaccttagtaatattgggtacaaagacgaaccattcgtccttgccaaggatgtaaatcaggtgttctatgtcaatgatatgtctaccaaaccaaaaagagggaaaaatgataatgactcaaccaaagagccaaagcgccacatagttctttcagggaaaagagtcatcgtgggaattgaggacaagtcggacatgtcagaagaatatgaaaaggatgaccgaattccgcccttcaaagtgaacaaagaccctagcatcttggtaaatgatgaggacactccatggttacgaagcgatcataaccaagggacatacataaagaagaagttcactgctgtgcccacttgatgatatagtgatttaatatagtgtgtgtttgagatattatgtaataattgtgaattcagatgtttattatgtcatgttttaaattaaatcaatgtttgatttggtgggatttctctctcaaaaaggtaaattattaggatactgagtgatgaaaaattaaaatattaacgttaaaatgatatgaaaacaaatttcctgtccaaaaccaataattttaataattttaattaaacactacatttttgcattaacgaaataataaatattagttacattatgttttataattctaacaaaaaataaaaaaagttaggttatcgatttttcctatgtgcaataaacaaaaataaaattcatatttttaacaaaataattttatgccttttatttaatttactatgtatttaataaaaactattgcatttctattgtatgtaacaagactattgcttaaaacaggcgggaaacgaaactgcaggccacctttactcccgggtgggaagcccacccgggagtaaaggtgggctgcagtttcgcggcccgccaaaaaaaactcctttactcccggtgcgtgttaccaaccgggagtaaaggtatacctttactcccggttggtaacacgcaccgggagtaaaggtacctttactcccggttggtaacacgcaccgggagtaaagggtttttactcccggttggtggatggcaccgggagtaattctcctctgctatataacctccagcgcctggcagatcgatccgctcgtcttcttcctcgtcgaacaccgccgccctcttcttcctcgcgccgcgtccgttcgccttccgtgacaccggcgtcgccgtcttcttcctcgtgcggcctccaccgcgcgcgcccgtgcccctcctccgcgcttgcccgtggccctccaccgcgccctcctccgcgcccgacacgccctccaccgcgcgttgccccaccgcgccggcccgaggccctccagtaggtACACTGccgatatttggaactctaaatgattttaaataaaaacatatcttaaggcaagttttgaatatttggaactctaaatgacaagtataattaaggatcaccaataaaattactttagaaattaattggaTCGatataaatccatggcttgtataataaacacgctatatattattcggaaacaacgct
Above is a genomic segment from Miscanthus floridulus cultivar M001 chromosome 3, ASM1932011v1, whole genome shotgun sequence containing:
- the LOC136544979 gene encoding uncharacterized protein; its protein translation is MATASGSSASHGFPKRLRPGLPLIPCGKCRDEMKIVMEYRVKKEGPNKDRIFYKCPDRNWDGSGRCSGFYWEEEYVELVQKYLAQQADTAANEAVIQPKKPKDVAQSGDLSVLVEIGREILVLLKYEPSLDV